A portion of the Micromonospora tarapacensis genome contains these proteins:
- a CDS encoding helix-turn-helix transcriptional regulator, producing MANMATTGERESTRNWTFLTNHAHVLLAIARNPTARLRDVATEVGVTERAAQAIVADLEAGGYLHRTRVGRRNEYTLNPTGRFRHPAEADRQVGDLLALFTKEPVTGAADH from the coding sequence ATGGCGAACATGGCGACCACTGGCGAGCGGGAAAGCACCCGGAACTGGACTTTCCTCACGAACCACGCTCACGTACTACTCGCCATCGCCCGTAACCCCACCGCCCGGCTTCGCGACGTCGCGACCGAGGTGGGCGTCACCGAACGCGCCGCCCAGGCGATCGTCGCCGACCTGGAAGCAGGCGGCTACCTGCACCGCACCCGCGTCGGCCGGCGCAACGAGTACACCCTCAACCCGACCGGCCGGTTCCGCCACCCGGCGGAGGCCGACCGCCAGGTCGGCGACCTGTTGGCGCTGTTCACCAAGGAGCCGGTGACCGGCGCCGCCGATCACTGA